Proteins encoded together in one Nitrospirota bacterium window:
- the rpmD gene encoding 50S ribosomal protein L30, whose amino-acid sequence MLKIKLKKSYIGNPEKLRRVLRSLGLRKIGQTVMHPDVPVIRGMINKVPHLIDVEESKGE is encoded by the coding sequence ATGCTTAAGATAAAGCTGAAGAAGAGCTATATCGGTAACCCTGAGAAATTGAGAAGAGTGCTCAGGAGCCTCGGTCTGAGAAAGATAGGACAGACTGTCATGCACCCTGACGTTCCTGTTATAAGGGGAATGATTAACAAGGTTCCGCACCTTATTGATGTTGAAGAGTCAAAGGGTGAATGA